The nucleotide window AATCTAGTAAGTCAATTCATAATTGCTTTTACATTGGTTTTAAAAGGTTGTTCAATGTTGTATCGGATAAGAAAATATCCTTTTTATTGTACTTTTCTTTTATAAAAGGTACTTTCTTTGGAACATAAAACGTATAATGCTTTTCCGTTTGCTTGTGAAACTTCAACTAGCCAGGTTCTCGAGCAGACTCAAGCAGGGCAATAAGTTTGATATAAATGATGTCGGTAAATAATATATGTTAAGGTATTTCTCTCCTTGCGGCTACTGTTAACTCCGATTAAGTAAAATATACGAGTATATCATAGTGAATTCAGTTGATGTGGACATTTCATTATTGCAATAATGGTCATTACTTTGCAGCAAGACAGCATACTGTACAAAATTCCTCACATAGGTTAAGTAATCATAGCAACATATTCTGTATTGTATATTCAGGAGCATTATCGGAGTGAttcatttgaaataaatgtcAGTCTCAAATGAGTGACAAACACGCAACAGTTTAAACTAAGAAAAGGTCTTTAGAAAGGTTTTAAAAAGATGGATGTGATTTCACGACAAGCGGATAGGTAGAGAGGACATACTCAGGGCTAGAAGACTTCTAGCAACTAGACATTAGTAAAGCTGCACCTAAAGGAAAACATAACCCCAACCAGCGTGTCAAAATGTACATGTGTTTTTGGCCATATATTTTTCTGATAAATTCCACTGACTGCGTTAATTTTGGGACTTCAGAACAACCGAATCAGGGTTATTTGcactaataaaataatatatatgaaaagGGGATCACATAGGTGAAGCTACTGCTGTCAAACTGATCATGTACTTTACAAAACAACAATTCAAAACACTGAATAAACGAACAAAGCTATTTTATTGTCTGAAGGCACATTATATATGGCTGGAATGTTTAACATGAAGCAGCTGCACAATTTAAGATATGTATGATTTCTGatgttgtattttaaatgtttaatttaTTGCAAATAAATTATTTTTGAAGCTTCACTAAATGTCTActgaatatttattttatttttcaggaggtgccaaatacttttttaatgttaaagTTATTTGTTTTCTGGTGTAAATACTTTACAAAATTTAGTTGTGTAGAGttactttaaatacaaaaatagccTACAATGTCATAAAACAAGTACCTACTGATTTTAGATCTGCCCATGACTGTATGAGTTTTTGACTCTTTTCAGGTGTTCAAATATTCTCATGCCACCAAAGTTCATGAAAACGATTTGCTTTACTTTTACTGCAGCATTCATTAAAGCGCCAAAAAACTTAAAGCTGGAGGGAAGACACCCGATTGGTCTTTATTATACGCCTCTTTTCAACAGGACCCACTCACATCAAGCAGGGAAAACAACAGCCAATCGCTTTAGCTTCAACTACAGGGCCCATGGTGATTTGTTGACTTCAGAGAAGATACGCCAATCGTCAGTGACTTCCGGTCCCTTGTGATCTCTCAAAGCCAATCATACTTGACTATGTTTATTCCAAGAGCCAATCACGTCCTAAGGCGGGACCAAGCTTGGGGTTTATATCCAGGTTGTGCGAACATCTTCCATCCACATCAACGTACGTTTGCAGTTTTACCTTGACGAGGATAAACACAAGAATGTCTGGAAGAGGGAAAACCGGAGGAAAGGCCCGTGCTAAGGCCAAGACACGAAGCTCCCGTGCCGGTCTGCAGTTTCCAGTAGGCCGTGTCCACCGACTTCTCCGCAAGGGAAACTACGCTGAGCGAGTCGGCGCCGGAGCCCCCGTGTACCTGGCCGCCGTGCTGGAGTACCTCACCGCCGAGATCCTGGAGCTGGCTGGCAACGCCGCTAGAGACAACAAGAAGAGCCGCATCATCCCCCGTCACCTCCAGCTGGCTGTCCGCAACGACGAGGAGCTGAACAAGCTGCTCGGCGGAGTGACCATCGCACAGGGCGGTGTCCTGCCCAACATCCAGGCCGTCCTGCTCCCCAAGAAGACCAGCCAGGCTGTCGCGAGCTCCGGCAAGGCGGGAAAGAAGGCCTCATCCCAGTCCCAAGAGTATTAGCTTTCTGGCTAATAACTCTTACCACAAAGGCCCTTTTAAGGGCCACCCACTTCTCATCCAGAGAGAGATTGTTCCTGAAATGTTTATCTTTTCgcattttatttaataaaggATTGTTTTGTTAAAGTAATTGGCACTGTTGTGGTTCAACGTTAGGCTAACTGATGTTTCATGCTAACTGTTGTCTGCTAATTATGTGAGAGAAAGTTAACCGCTAGCCGTTGACTTAATGTAACACTAGCTATCCTTATAGTGTCCACATCATCATTGTTGATGATGATTTCTAGTGTTCATCTTTTAACCCTTACAGTAACCACCTAGTTTTCTAAACAATAGTGCTTATTCAGCAGGACATTCACATGTTAAGGCATAAACTTAACTATTTTTAGGAATGACTAAAATGCACTACAAGGGTTGCAACGTTACCGGAAGCTGCAGCGTGCTGTTCATCTGGTTGATTCCAGCATGACAACCTTTTGTGGAAGTCTGATTTAATATCCTCAGTTTTAAGTTGAACTACATTTAAAATGATCCAATCCTCCAGTGCATTACATTTCATACACTACAGgtcaaatattattatttgctAAAAGCATAGTAAATAATCTCAGTCAAAGAGTAATCCACGATTCCCTTAATTTGTACACTTAAACCCCCTATGTTACATGTGTTCATAGTGTCAAACACACAACCATAGTTTCTGTGGTAATTTATGGTGATATTTAGCCAGAAATAAATAAGAACACagctgtgtgtatatatatatattagctgtagcTGGGAGTACTCAAACTGACCACTGCAGGTATGTTAAAAAGTAGAATTTGGGCACTTTCTCTTCCTTGACTCTATTTGTTAAACAGATGTCCTCAGCTAAATATGTCATGTATAGTGCTGCAGCTTGTGCATCTGTGCGGTAAACTTCTGCATAAACCAGTAACGGCTCGTTCAGCTTGCAGCTCCAGGTGTTTCCTTATTTACAACTGAAGATGCAAACATCCGCAGACAATTTACAAGCAGGAGCACAGTGACATCTGATCAAGTACATGTGGCACGGAGTTATTTTTACCCCATAAAATCCTAAATCCAAACTTTGGGTTAGAAATTGTTCAATAAATCAGAATTTAAGCAAGAGCAGTTCTGTATTAGAAAGGTGTAAGAAGCATTTAGATCAAGTTAAAATACATAAAAGCCATACATTACCAATTGCTATATTGCTTATAACTCATGTACTGTTAGCTCCCACAATTAATTAAAACATTAATTTACCCTGTATAGTCCTAAATACAAACCTCGGGATAGAAATTGAGAAATAAATCCGAATTCAAGCAATAACAGTTCTGTATGAGAAAAAGGGCCCAAAGAAGCATTTGGATAAAGTTCAAACATCATGTTGTTTATTAAGAAACTCATACAATACCAATAGACATTATAAAACCTTAACTGTGAGCTCCATGTACATGTGTGTTATAGAAGGCTTTAGGTTTACAATATGTGTCCAGTGGAGATGTGGTTACATTTGACCAGGATAGGTGTAAACCCCAAAAGAGAAAAAACTCCCAACTGTCAACAAAGCAgatcaaaataaaagcaatagcttCTGTAACATTGTTCAAATGCAGCACAGTGATTGGACTACCAACATATCCAAGAGTTGCACATACAGTGAGACAGTTAATCCAATCAGACATGTCAGAACAATAATGTTGGGGGTGAACTTCACTGGCTTTGCCACCAGGGGTCAACGGTTTCATGCCCGAAAATCTCTGATGTGTCAATGCCCATGTGTGTTTCCATGTAATAACAATTGAAGACAGCTCACTGCTCTTATTGTTCCAACAGATATTCAACATGTGCGCAGATGTTCTCTGCTCGACATGAAAGCAGTGACAGTAAAAGAGTGAAGTGTTTGGCCATCTTTAGGATCCattattaatgttattttaatgTCATCTGTGGTGGGAATTGCTTGTTTTAGTCATTACGTTTCAGACCACCTAAAATAATCAACCAAACCCATTACGCAAAGAAGGAGGAGAGCCTGCAGGTATTTCTGTCTGCTTCCACTGTTTTATTAGTGGCAAAAGCAGCATGACGCACCGGGTTTGAACTGAGCCCAGGACAGGCTGAACCAATTACTCAGGCCTTGACAACGTGTCCAACACAGGCAGCCGGGCTAAACATTCCAGCCTGTGAGGAAAAAACCCTGTGCGATAACTATAATTTCCTGATTGGCACTGCCAACGGCTCTAAATGAACCTTCTCCTCTCAGCTGTTTGTGGAAAACAAACAGATATGCTGAGGTTTTTTCAGTTATCCTCTGCTTTCTCTGTGGTTTTACAATGTATATGTAATTTAAGGCAGGAAGTACTTtctgtaaagtgacagacattGTTGACTTGAGAGAAAATCAGTCACTTGTGCATCTCTCAATCTATCCCTTCATGAGTCTGAAGTGATGTCATCTTgactgcttttccatgttttgtTAATTACAGCTAATGGACTAATGAAAGGAACAAAAAAGTAACCTGAAGGGAGTTAAGGAGTTTAAGTGTATACACAGTCTGTACATCTGAGAAGAGAACAAATCTAACATGTGGGAATCATGGGGCGATGTAAGAAAGAATGGGAAAAATAAATGATAAGTGGGTAGAGGGAAAAGGGCCGGACAGAGGGGTGGACCTGGCAGAAACGTGTGTGTGGAGGATCTGACTGTTTCACTTTGAAACTGTCCCAACAGCAGGGAAGAGCTGACAGCATATTTCCATCCTCTAGGAGAGAGACTTTTTCTCATGAACACTTGGGAAGATGCCTCGTCTGCTGTGTTTCTAATCTTTGGGCTGGATCATCCCACAGACAAGAAGATGTTCATCGCCAGCTCTGGTAATGAGAAACAAAAATgtttgcgcgtgtgtgtgtgtgtgtgtggtgcaacGAGAAGCGGAGAGAgtgggagagagaaagagataaTGGAGCTATTGTGGCAGTTTACACTCATGGTTTTCAGCCTGACACGACCCACTCAACGTGTGTGAGAGAGGTCACATACTTTCCTTATCCTTATTGCGTGCCAATGTATAACTTCACCACTACAGAGCAGGTGGAAAAGAGAGTTTAGGAGCCAAGCCCAGCCTTCTCTGAATGGGCATTTTTATGTGTGTGAGATCTGGCTGCCTTCAGGGCTCACGCGTCCAGAAATGTAGTTGGAGTTTTAGGCTGGTGCAGTATTTCACCTGACAGGAGTGTGAGGTAAACACAAGCCTCGGTGAGTAGATGTCTTACTTTAAAGTGCCTGAAAACCCTGCAATGTGATGCATTTCTATATATTATGTATATCTAATCTAATTTAAATAGGTAAAATATGCCATATGATTATGACTTGTTTGCATGTGCATTGTCTTGGTTGAGACAGAGAAAAGTAGGCAGAGtataaaaaggaaaataaaatctTAATACGCACAGTTTTCTGTTCTTAGTTGTTGCTCTTGTCTGTCTGGGAGAGTGCTCCATCGAGGTGGTTTAAGGCTGATCTCATGACACAAGTTGGATCTTTCTCTACTGTGTGATGGATGCGATATATGAGAATATGGGTGTTGAATCAGACAGGAAGATTGAAATGGCATTCATGTGCACACATCGTTCATTTGTGGCAGAATAACAGATACCACTGTCCTCCAAATATCTGGGTCTTTCTTTGTAGATGATGATAATCTGTGTATAACTCATCTGTGAATCAGACTGTCATCACACTGCTGCCTCCGGATGAGAGTCTTTCTTATCCTGATTTGAGTCTCACATTCATGCAGCGTTCCTCCAAGCCACAACAAGCTCCACAACTCAGTTACGGGTCAACGTTAGGTCAGAGGTCATGTTATGGCCTGTCAATGTTAGCGGAAGAAGGAGGATGTGTGCACCCCTGAGTCCTGAGAGGAAGTGCACACAGGGTTCAGGGCACTGAAGTCCCTGTTACCTGAACTAATGCAAGAAGGAAAGCTAAATCTGTTTCTCATTAGACTTTTACACATTCTTCAACTGTAGGGAATGTTATCTGCATCTGACTGTATCCTGCCAAAGCATTTTGAGCATGCTTCCACCTGTCTGTGGTGGGTTTCATTCAGCTGTTTCCCTGGTGATTCTGATCTCCTCTCCAGGTTTGGTTTCCCAGAGGTATGAGGGAAAACATCCACCCTTTGACTGGTTTTGTTTTTAGTCCTACTGGGTGTCCACTCACCCCACAACACACAGCTCAGGGATCCTAAAGTTGTGTGGTGGAGACGTTTTTTTAACCAGTTAGTAGACGTGAAAGGCTTGACGTGATTCGCGAATGTAACAGTGGTTCGGACACATTTCAAAAACAAAGAGGTCCAAGGCGAAATACTAGCATGAACTGGGCATCCGAGAAAAGAAGAGGTGCAGGAAAGCCACGGGGTGAAGGGCTGACGGACATAACAAGGTGTCTGG belongs to Pseudochaenichthys georgianus chromosome 14, fPseGeo1.2, whole genome shotgun sequence and includes:
- the h2ax gene encoding histone H2AX encodes the protein MSGRGKTGGKARAKAKTRSSRAGLQFPVGRVHRLLRKGNYAERVGAGAPVYLAAVLEYLTAEILELAGNAARDNKKSRIIPRHLQLAVRNDEELNKLLGGVTIAQGGVLPNIQAVLLPKKTSQAVASSGKAGKKASSQSQEY